One window from the genome of Hippocampus zosterae strain Florida chromosome 7, ASM2543408v3, whole genome shotgun sequence encodes:
- the LOC127604742 gene encoding glutathione S-transferase A-like, producing the protein MAAENMTLFWGSGSAPCWRVMIALEEKKLQGYKQKLFSFEKMEHKSPEVLAINPRGQLPSFKHGDKILNESYAACFYLESQFKSQGTKLIPDAPAEQALVYQRVFEGLAFYDKLGAVIYYEYYVPEGERHASTIKRNCQDLAAELKLWEGYLHKTGSYLAGTSFTLADVIVFPTVANLFRFGLPGERYPKVAAYYALLKDRPSIKASWPPHWLERPKGEDTLKDM; encoded by the exons atgGCCGCAGAGAACATGACACTTTTTTGGGGCTCCGGCTCAGCTCCCTGCTGGAGGGTGATGATAGCACTGGAGGAGAAGAAGCTGCAAGGGTACAAGCAAAAGCTGTTCTCCTTCGAGAAAATGGAACACAAGTCACCAGAGGTTTTGGCTATAAACCCCAGAGGACAG CTTCCTTCTTTCAAACACGGAGACAAGATTTTGAACGAATCCTACGCAGCCTGTTTTTACCTGGAG AGCCAGTTCAAGAGTCAGGGGACCAAGCTGATCCCAGACGCCCCCGCCGAACAAGCCCTCGTGTACCAGCGCGTGTTTGAGGGCCTGGCCTTCTACGACAAATTAG GAGCCGTTATCTACTACGAGTATTACGTGCCTGAAGGCGAGAGACATGCCTCCACCATCAAGAGGAACTGCCAAGACCTCGCCGCGGAGCTGAAGCTGTGGGAGGGTTACCTGCACAAG ACGGGATCCTACCTGGCCGGAACGTCCTTCACATTGGCCGATGTGATCGTCTTCCCGACTGTTGCTAATCTTTTCCGATTCGG GTTGCCGGGTGAGCGTTACCCCAAAGTGGCCGCGTACTACGCTCTGCTGAAGGATCGACCCAGCATCAAAGCCAGCTGGCCTCCTCACTGGCTGGAGCGCCCCAAGGGAGAAGACACACTCAAAGACATGTGA
- the LOC127604741 gene encoding glutathione S-transferase A-like, which translates to MAKEMTLYWGAGSPPCWRIQIALEEKELRDYNSHQLSFEKMEHKSKKVLDINPRGQLPTFHHGQLVINESCAACMYLESKFKKQGNELIPTCSNEQALIYQRVFEAVPLGQKLGDVIYYEWKVPEGERHESAKQRNRDALALELSLWEGYLKRTGPFLAGKTFSLADVVVFPNIAYAFHYGLCPERFPKLAQYYNLLKERPSIKKTWPTNWEVKKDLLKDLQNKC; encoded by the exons ATGGCCAAGGAAATGACTCTGTACTGGGGCGCCGGCTCTCCTCCGTGCTGGAGGATTCAGATCGCCCTGGAGGAGAAAGAGCTCCGCGACTACAACAGCCACCAACTCTCCTTTGAGAAAATGGAGCACAAGTCGAAGAAAGTGCTCGATATTAACCCCAGAGGCCAA CTCCCGACCTTCCATCACGGGCAACTGGTCATCAACGAGTCATGTGCCGCCTGCATGTATCTGGAG AGTAAGTTCAAGAAGCAAGGAAACGAGCTGATCCCAACATGCTCCAACGAACAGGCCTTGATTTACCAGCGCGTGTTCGAGGCCGTTCCACTTGGCCAGAAGCTCG GTGATGTCATCTATTACGAGTGGAAGGTTCCAGAGGGGGAGAGGCACGAGTCTGCAAAGCAGAGGAACAGAGATGCTCTGGCGCTCGAGCTCAGCCTGTGGGAGGGGTActtgaag CGGACTGGACCTTTCCTGGCAGGAAAGACCTTTTCCTTGGCCGATGTCGTGGTTTTTCCAAACATCGCCTACGCCTTCCACTATGG GTTGTGTCCTGAGCGTTTCCCTAAACTGGCTCAATATTACAACTTGCTGAAGGAGCGTCCCAGCATCAAAAAAACATGGCCTACAAACTGGGAAGTCAAAAAAGATCTGCTCAAAGAcctccaaaataaatgttag
- the heyl gene encoding hairy/enhancer-of-split related with YRPW motif-like protein produces the protein MKRPHDYSSESDTDELIDVGQEDGYCPVTGSMSPGSTSQILARKKRRGIIEKRRRDRINHSLSELRRMVPSAFEKQGSSKLEKAEILQMTVDHLKLLHAMGGKGYFDARALAVDYRTLGFRECVGEVVRYLSSLEGESPDPIGARLVTHLSHCASELDPLLLQSPPSSALPFPPWPWVSFPQMSASSSPPFPSGRRDLSLMGSYPPAAALRLAPLAGCQRGAPPLLAPAALATVRRLPSPAPSPSSGPPRLAQASPRSTSRNSPLPPAPSASSPTSAPPLVSFRPFAPLVSSAVQRRGIVGSGKSAQGWATEIGAF, from the exons ATGAAGAGACCTCACGATTACAGCTCAGAGTCGGACACGGACGAGCTGATCGATGTGGGACAAGAGGACGGCTACTG CCCAGTCACCGGGTCCATGTCCCCTGGCAGCACATCACAGATTCTGGCGCGAAAGAAGAGAAGAGGG ATCATTGAGAAGCGGCGCAGGGACCGCATCAACCACAGTCTGTCGGAGCTAAGGAGGATGGTTCCGAGCGCTTTTGAGAAACAG GGCTCGTCAAAGTTGGAGAAAGCCGAGATTCTGCAAATGACTGTGGACCACCTCAAACTTTTGCATGCCATGGGAGGGAAAG GTTACTTTGATGCGAGGGCTCTGGCGGTGGACTACAGGACTCTGGGTTTCAGGGAGTGCGTCGGAGAGGTGGTCCGGTACCTCAGCTCCCTCGAAGGAGAGTCTCCAGACCCGATAGGCGCCCGCCTGGTCACCCATCTCTCCCACTGCGCAAGCGAGCTGGACCCACTGCTTCTTCAGTCACCCCCGAGCTCCGCTTTGCCCTTCCCTCCTTGGCCCTGGGTGTCCTTCCCCCAGATGTCGGCCTCGTCCTCGCCGCCATTCCCCAGCGGACGACGGGATCTCTCCTTGATGGGAAGCTACCCGCCGGCCGCGGCCCTACGTCTGGCGCCGCTGGCCGGCTGCCAACGGGGGGCGCCGCCCCTGCTGGCTCCCGCGGCTCTCGCGACCGTTCGCAGGCTGCCGTCCCCCGCGCCATCTCCGTCCTCGGGCCCCCCGAGGCTGGCGCAGGCGTCTCCGCGGAGCACCTCCAGGAACTCGCCCCTTCCGCCCGCCCCTTCCGCTTCCTCTCCAACCAGCGCACCGCCACTCGTCTCTTTCAGACCCTTCGCTCCTCTGGTGTCTTCCGCAGTCCAGCGTCGGGGCATCGTTGGATCGGGCAAGTCAGCTCAAGGATGGGCGACCGAAATTGGAGCTTTTTGA
- the zbtb8b gene encoding zinc finger and BTB domain-containing protein 8B isoform X2 — protein MEVPCYLPKLLFELNEQRKRGYFCDCSILVEGRVFKAHRNVLFAGSGYFRALLVHYLQDSGQRQSTASLDIVTADAFSIILDFLYSGRLALSSSSVIEVMSAASYLQMTDLVNLCKKYISSSLEICNKDKEGITEEENPGQEGRYRPADSGTPAASKLSSVGAMEPCSRVTEADAASIKPAASPLYMPGNSPPGPSREADSDYRSVSEKPKAHTDQTNLSSTLCSTLTHELVNPKIEYDPDEELLESPDNKDLASSYPGPSVPHHSRSIPPSFSMERSSVGYSSSFSARQLMEMLARGEGPNPLVDRAAQRMTQRPPGSILGVSRIEDSLGFVGSSVMEIQSDWIGEDTGDSLLVPVKLHKCPFCPYTAKQKGIMKRHLRCHTGERPFPCPMCGKRFTRQEHLRTHALSVHRHDLPMSCKSCRRIFSGSSVSPGFRRYGICDSCNCVTTTHVDSTPLHPAGQAEPTEREEGGADWASFMDEVDEVEVGRVEDLVEKQMLERQLAACND, from the exons ATGGAGGTGCCTTGCTACCTGCCCAAGCTTCTGTTTGAACTCAACGAGCAGCGCAAGCGAGGCTACTTCTGTGACTGCAGCATCCTGGTTGAGGGCCGTGTCTTCAAAGCCCACCGCAATGTCCTGTTTGCAGGAAGTGGCTACTTTCGGGCTCTTTTGGTTCACTATTTACAG GATAGTGGACAGCGCCAAAGCACAGCATCATTAGACATAGTTACAGCTGATGCCTTCTCCATCATCCTGGATTTCCTCTACTCCGGCCGGTTAGCCTTGAGCAGCAGCAGTGTCATCGAAGTGATGTCTGCGGCCAGCTACTTGCAAATGACCGACCTGGTGAATCTTTGCAAAAAATACATCAGCTCCTCTTTGGAAATATGCAATAAAGACAAGGAAGGCATAACCGAGGAGGAAAATCCAGGACAGGAAGGACGATACAGACCCGCGGACAGCGGCACTCCTGCTGCATCCAAGTTGAGTAGCGTCGGGGCCATGGAGCCTTGCTCACGGGTTACGGAAGCAGACGCAGCATCTATAAAGCCAGCAGCGAGCCCTTTGTACATGCCTGGCAACAGCCCACCAGGCCCAAGTCGAGAAGCGGACTCCGACTACCGGTCTGTTAGTGAAAAACCAAAGGCACACACGGATCAGACTAACCTCTCCTCAACGCTGTGTTCCACTTTGACTCACGAGTTAGTGAACCCCAAGATAGAATATGACCCCGATGAGGAGCTTTTGGAATCCCCTGACAATAAAGACCTTGCGTCATCATATCCCGGACCTTCGGTCCCTCATCACAGCAGATCAATCCCGCCAAGTTTTTCCATGGAGCGCTCCTCTGTGGGCTACAGCTCTTCCTTTAGTGCCAGGCAGCTGATGGAGATGCTGGCCAGGGGTGAAGGTCCCAACCCTCTGGTGGACCGAGCGGCCCAGCGCATGACTCAGAGACCACCGGGTAGCATTTTAGGAGTGAGCCGAATTGAGGACAGCTTGGGTTTTGTGGGATCATCTGTGATGGAAATTCAGTCGGATTGGATAGGAGAGGATACAG GTGACAGCTTACTGGTTCCAGTCAAACTGCATAAGTGTCCCTTCTGCCCGTACACGGCCAAGCAGAAGGGAATTATGAAGCGCCACCTTCGCTGTCACACAGGAGAGAGGCCCTTCCCCTGTCCAATGTGTGGCAAGAGGTTCACCAGGCAGGAACATCTTCGCACCCATGCCCTGAGC GTCCATCGTCATGACTTGCCCATGTCATGCAAGAGCTGCAGGAGAATCTTCTCCGGGTCCAGCGTATCTCCAGGCTTCCGACGCTACGGCATCTGCGACAGCTGCAACTGCGTGACCACCACCCACGTCGACTCCACCCCGCTACACCCGGCCGGCCAAGCGGAGCCCACGGAACGTGAAGAGGGCGGCGCCGATTGGGCCAGTTTCATGGACGAGGTGGACGAGGTGGAGGTTGGTCGAGTGGAAGACTTAGTGGAGAAACAgatgctggaaaggcagctGGCCGCGTGCAATGAC tGA
- the zbtb8b gene encoding zinc finger and BTB domain-containing protein 8B isoform X1, with protein sequence MEVPCYLPKLLFELNEQRKRGYFCDCSILVEGRVFKAHRNVLFAGSGYFRALLVHYLQDSGQRQSTASLDIVTADAFSIILDFLYSGRLALSSSSVIEVMSAASYLQMTDLVNLCKKYISSSLEICNKDKEGITEEENPGQEGRYRPADSGTPAASKLSSVGAMEPCSRVTEADAASIKPAASPLYMPGNSPPGPSREADSDYRSVSEKPKAHTDQTNLSSTLCSTLTHELVNPKIEYDPDEELLESPDNKDLASSYPGPSVPHHSRSIPPSFSMERSSVGYSSSFSARQLMEMLARGEGPNPLVDRAAQRMTQRPPGSILGVSRIEDSLGFVGSSVMEIQSDWIGEDTGDSLLVPVKLHKCPFCPYTAKQKGIMKRHLRCHTGERPFPCPMCGKRFTRQEHLRTHALSVHRHDLPMSCKSCRRIFSGSSVSPGFRRYGICDSCNCVTTTHVDSTPLHPAGQAEPTEREEGGADWASFMDEVDEVEVGRVEDLVEKQMLERQLAACNDDFLKPPFEQRCKLRLSQLLWRSWWTEI encoded by the exons ATGGAGGTGCCTTGCTACCTGCCCAAGCTTCTGTTTGAACTCAACGAGCAGCGCAAGCGAGGCTACTTCTGTGACTGCAGCATCCTGGTTGAGGGCCGTGTCTTCAAAGCCCACCGCAATGTCCTGTTTGCAGGAAGTGGCTACTTTCGGGCTCTTTTGGTTCACTATTTACAG GATAGTGGACAGCGCCAAAGCACAGCATCATTAGACATAGTTACAGCTGATGCCTTCTCCATCATCCTGGATTTCCTCTACTCCGGCCGGTTAGCCTTGAGCAGCAGCAGTGTCATCGAAGTGATGTCTGCGGCCAGCTACTTGCAAATGACCGACCTGGTGAATCTTTGCAAAAAATACATCAGCTCCTCTTTGGAAATATGCAATAAAGACAAGGAAGGCATAACCGAGGAGGAAAATCCAGGACAGGAAGGACGATACAGACCCGCGGACAGCGGCACTCCTGCTGCATCCAAGTTGAGTAGCGTCGGGGCCATGGAGCCTTGCTCACGGGTTACGGAAGCAGACGCAGCATCTATAAAGCCAGCAGCGAGCCCTTTGTACATGCCTGGCAACAGCCCACCAGGCCCAAGTCGAGAAGCGGACTCCGACTACCGGTCTGTTAGTGAAAAACCAAAGGCACACACGGATCAGACTAACCTCTCCTCAACGCTGTGTTCCACTTTGACTCACGAGTTAGTGAACCCCAAGATAGAATATGACCCCGATGAGGAGCTTTTGGAATCCCCTGACAATAAAGACCTTGCGTCATCATATCCCGGACCTTCGGTCCCTCATCACAGCAGATCAATCCCGCCAAGTTTTTCCATGGAGCGCTCCTCTGTGGGCTACAGCTCTTCCTTTAGTGCCAGGCAGCTGATGGAGATGCTGGCCAGGGGTGAAGGTCCCAACCCTCTGGTGGACCGAGCGGCCCAGCGCATGACTCAGAGACCACCGGGTAGCATTTTAGGAGTGAGCCGAATTGAGGACAGCTTGGGTTTTGTGGGATCATCTGTGATGGAAATTCAGTCGGATTGGATAGGAGAGGATACAG GTGACAGCTTACTGGTTCCAGTCAAACTGCATAAGTGTCCCTTCTGCCCGTACACGGCCAAGCAGAAGGGAATTATGAAGCGCCACCTTCGCTGTCACACAGGAGAGAGGCCCTTCCCCTGTCCAATGTGTGGCAAGAGGTTCACCAGGCAGGAACATCTTCGCACCCATGCCCTGAGC GTCCATCGTCATGACTTGCCCATGTCATGCAAGAGCTGCAGGAGAATCTTCTCCGGGTCCAGCGTATCTCCAGGCTTCCGACGCTACGGCATCTGCGACAGCTGCAACTGCGTGACCACCACCCACGTCGACTCCACCCCGCTACACCCGGCCGGCCAAGCGGAGCCCACGGAACGTGAAGAGGGCGGCGCCGATTGGGCCAGTTTCATGGACGAGGTGGACGAGGTGGAGGTTGGTCGAGTGGAAGACTTAGTGGAGAAACAgatgctggaaaggcagctGGCCGCGTGCAATGAC GACTTTTTGAAGCCTCCATTTGAACAAAGATGTAAATTGAGGTTAAGTCAACTGCTATGGAGATCTTGGTGGACTGAGATCTGA
- the LOC127604743 gene encoding uncharacterized protein LOC127604743 — protein sequence MGKSRDLTEFERGLIVGARSAGCSISETVNRLGFSKTAVSRIYREWCVKKKTSSLRGTGGRKRLVDEVGERRMERVVEANNRATVTEIQTMYNFSAETPISHKTTQRALKRLGYSRKPPRRDSVSRTARKNPVPRTKQQDPVQGSPLKEQTAVSTDLAGGNSAEQDTGSKTRETLPYEGAPVSCNQTLPEVEVPLQGFQCW from the coding sequence ATGGGCAAGTCGCGGGACTTGACTGAATTCGAGCGAGGACTGATCGTCGGCGCTCGAAGCGCAGGCTGCAGCATCTCGGAAACGGTCAACCGGCTGGGCTTCTCCAAGACGGCGGTGTCGCGGATATACCGGGAATGGTGCGTGAAGAAGAAGACTAGCAGCCTACGGGGGACCGGCGGGAGGAAACGCCTCGTCGACGAGGTTGGCGAGAGGCGGATGGAGCGCGTGGTGGAAGCCAACAACCGGGCAACGGTCACGGAGATCCAGACCATGTACAATTTCAGTGCCGAGACGCCTATCTCGCACAAAACTACCCAGAGGGCCTTGAAGCGGCTGGGCTACAGCCGCAAGCCTCCCCGGCGGGACTCGGTGTCTCGGACCGCGCGGAAGAATCCGGTGCCCCGGACCAAGCAGCAGGACCCCGTCCAGGGCTCTCCACTGAAAGAACAGACTGCCGTGTCGACGGACTTGGCTGGAGGCAACAGTGCGGAACAGGACACGGGGAGTAAAACTCGGGAGACTTTGCCATACGAGGGTGCCCCCGTGAGTTGCAACCAGACGCTCCCCGAGGTCGAAGTCCCTCTACAGGGGTTTCAGTGTTGGTGA
- the LOC127604739 gene encoding tissue alpha-L-fucosidase-like: protein MGLEHKFVKTEKSRSSHKYYKTWQRKLPLQRARRLFVTDWAVDSLTYRTNSLNVTMIFFTFFLALVTLASGARYTADWTSLDARPLPSWYDEAKVGIFIHWGVFSVPAFDSEWFWWHWQGQKPPDPNCVAYMNKSYPPGFRYPEFATQFHAQFFEPEEWANIFNASGAKYVVMTAKHHEGFTNWESPNSWNWNSVDTGPHRDLVGDLGEAVRKRSMHFGLYNSLYEWFHPLYLKDKQHGFKTQEFVFHKLLPELYNMVVRYRPEVIWSDGDWEAPDTYWNSTQFLAWLYNDSPVKDTVVTNDRWGAGCACKHGGYYNCEDKYTPGQLPTHKWEKCTSVDMLSWGYRRNMKMSDLMDLPTIIEDLVHTVALGGNYLLNVGPTPDGMIPALFEERLRGVGTWLDVNGEAVYASKPWRVQMENASVPVWYTSKGDSLFAILTTKPPKPTVQLWEPKTSANTKVTLLGNPKPLSWSPIKPNAGLTIALPELPCTAGQAWTLKLDGVK from the exons ATGGGATTGGAGCACAAATTCGTCAAAACGGAGAAGTCACGCTCCTCTCACAAATACTACAAGACCTGGCAACGCAAATTACCGCTACAACGAGCAAGAAGATTATTCGTAACCGATTGGGCTGTCGATAGTTTAACTTACCGCACAAATAGCCTAAATGTCACTATgattttcttcactttcttcCTTGCACTCGTCACGTTGGCGTCCGGAGCTCGCTATACTGCAGACTGGACTAGTTTGGACGCCCGACCGCTGCCCTCCTGGTACGACGAGGCAAAGGTGGGCATCTTCATTCACTGGGGGGTGTTTTCAGTGCCCGCTTTTGACAGCGAGTGGTTCTGGTGGCACTGGCAAGGTCAGAAACCACCCGATCCCAATTGCGTGGCTTACATGAACAAGAGTTATCCGCCTGGATTCCGCTACCCGGAGTTTGCAACCCAGTTTCACGCTCAGTTCTTTGAGCCGGAGGAATGGGCGAATATATTTAACGCTTCTGGAGCAAA ATACGTCGTCATGACAGCCAAACATCACGAAGGTTTTACCAACTGGGAATCTCCCAACTCCTGGAACTGGAATTCTGTCGATACCGGTCCACACAGAGACCTCGTCGGCGATTTGGGGGAAGCTGTGCGGAAGCG GTCCATGCACTTTGGACTCTACAACTCCCTTTACGAGTGGTTCCACCCTCTTTACCTGAAGGACAAGCAGCATGGATTCAAAACACAGGAATTTGTGTTTCACAAGCTATTACCAGAGCTGTATAACATGGTTGTAAG GTACAGACCTGAAGTGATCTGGTCTGATGGAGACTGGGAGGCGCCTGACACATACTGGAACTCCACACAATTTCTTGCCTGGCTCTACAACGATAGCCCTGTTAAA GATACAGTGGTAACCAACGACAGATGGGGAGCTGGCTGTGCATGTAAACATGGAGGTTACTACAACTGCGAAGACAAGTATACTCCAGGCCAGCTGCCCACACATAAGTGGGAGAAATGCACATCTGTAGACATGCTCTCCTGGGGCTATCGTAGGAACATGAAGATGAGTGACTTGATGGACCTGCCCACCATCATAGAG GATCTGGTTCACACTGTGGCGCTGGGAGGGAACTACCTCCTAAATGTGGGCCCCACTCCTGATGGAATGATCCCAGCGTTGTTTGAAGAGCGGCTGCGGGGAGTCGGCACTTGGCTTGATGTCAACGGGGAAGCTGTCTACGCCTCCAAACCTTGGAGGGTCCAGATGGAAAATGCCTCTGTGCCAGTATG gTATACATCCAAAGGGGACAGTCTTTTTGCCATCTTGACAACTAAACCCCCCAAACCCACTGTGCAACTTTGGGAACCCAAAACATCAGCCAACACCAAG GTGACCTTGTTGGGGAACCCAAAGCCTTTATCTTGGTCACCTATCAAGCCCAATGCCGGCCTTACCATTGCTTTACCTGAACTCCCCTGCACTGCAGGACAAGCCTGGACCCTCAAACTGGACGGCGTCAAGTGA